One Podospora pseudopauciseta strain CBS 411.78 chromosome 4, whole genome shotgun sequence genomic window, TGTGAGCTTGGCTATACTGAGGGCATTTGAAAGTAAAGGCAGTCTTAGGCCGGAACTTACTGCCAGTCGGTGAACCTGCGCAAGAGAAGCCGCTGTAACGTCTTGTGATGGTTCGGAGTAAGCAAACCACCGGTATCTTGGACATGAGATAAGGGAGAGGTTCCTGATATTGCCAGAAACTACCAGGACAGTGGCATGAAACATTCAGTAGCTGCCCGCCGAGTGCCTTGATAATACCATCGTCGATGGTTCTTTGCTTAAATTGTCCTGTTTCAAGAACAATCCTCTTTGTCACCACGTAGTGGATCTTGGCAGCATTGTCCCTAAACTATCTTCTCTTTATTTGTATGCTATTTCTGACTACGGTTGTGGTCACCTTTGGTGTGGCTATTGCCTTCTAGACAAAGTCTAGACCTGATTCATTGTCTTGGCACTATCCCTTGATACATATAAGACCAGAAGGCCGGGCATCATATAAGCAGGCAAGATTTGGGGTTTATAGAAAATTttcaccatcatctcttaccttaccttatacgaatcatcatcatgcatACTGCGTCTTTCCTAGCTACAGCCCTGGCTGCTCAAGCGGCCAGAGCCCATCTCATTATGAACACTCCCATCCCTTACAACTACCACGGGACCAGCTCCCTCGTTCAAGTCGATCCTCTTGGGGCGCTTCCCTTCCCATGCCAGGGCAACACCGATGTTGTCGAGGTGACATCCATGCAGGCCGGTACCGAGCAGCTCGTTAAGTTCACCGGCGGTGCCCAGCATGGTGGCGGTTCTTGCCAGTTCAGTGTCACCTATGACTTCCCGCCCCCGGCTGACAAGTCAAAGTGGAAGACAATCTACACTTTGATTGGAGGGTGTCCTGTCTCTGCAGCTGGCAACTTGCCCGCCGCCCAACCTGATCAAGACGGCCGTGCTGACTCTCCCAGTGCGACAATGATTCTGGAGTCGAGTGCGTTAGACAGTTCAACGTTCCTATCCCGAAGGATATGCCAAACGGGAACGCTACCTTCGCCTGGACTTGGTACAACAAGATCGGCAATCGTGAGGTCTACATGAACTGCGCCCCTGTCAAGATCAGCGGTGGCTCCGACGATACGACCTTTTTCAACTCGCTTCCTCAGATGTTCGTGGCCAACATTCGCGGTGAGTGTACCACCAACAATGGTGTTCTCAACATTCCCAATCCTGATAAGTTCGGAAAGGTTCTTGAGCAACCTGCTCCCGGCAGCGAGGGGACTTGCGAGAAGGCTGCTGGCGTTCCTACTTTCGACGGAGACTCTGGGGCTGCTCGTGCTCCTGCTCCCACTCAAGGTAAGTCGTCTACTTTGATCACCTCTACTAGCTCTGCCACCGTCCCTCCCACTGCTACCTCTCCAGAGGAGGATATTACAACAATCACACCTACTTCTTTGGAGACCTCAGTTGTGGTTATTCTCACTACAACCCCTGCCGTCGTCATTCCGGAGTTGGTCGGCGTTCCTTGCTCCCCAGAGGGTAGGCTCTTGTGCTTCTCGCCATCCGAGTTTGGAATCTGCAACGGAGGTATTGCTACATCTCAGGCAGTGGCTCCTGATACGACTTGTTCATTTGGGACCCCTTTGAGCAAGAAGAGCGTCAAGTATGTCTCCAAAGTTGTAGTCGTGGGACCTAGGCAAATCACTGCCATCACTCCTATCGAAGACAAGCCCACCAAGATTAGTGCTATCACTCCCATCGATGATTCCACCAAGATCAGCGCCATCACCCCTATTGACGAGCCTACCAAGATCAGTGCCATCACTCCTATTGAGGACCCCaccaagctcaccaccatcatcccaatTGAGCCTACTAGCAGACTCACTACAATTATTCCCATTGACCCCACAACTGAGTTTCCTTCCAGTGGTGGTGCTCTGCCCACTCCTGCCCCGGCTCCTGTCCCGGCTCCAGCTCCTGTCCCAGctcccgcccctcctcct contains:
- a CDS encoding hypothetical protein (EggNog:ENOG503P2FP; CAZy:AA11), whose product is MHTASFLATALAAQAARAHLIMNTPIPYNYHGTSSLVQVDPLGALPFPCQGNTDVVEVTSMQAGTEQLVKFTGGAQHGGGSCQFSVTYDFPPPADKSKWKTIYTLIGGCPVSAAGNLPAAQPDQDGRADSPSATMILESSAQFNVPIPKDMPNGNATFAWTWYNKIGNREVYMNCAPVKISGGSDDTTFFNSLPQMFVANIRGECTTNNGVLNIPNPDKFGKVLEQPAPGSEGTCEKAAGVPTFDGDSGAARAPAPTQGKSSTLITSTSSATVPPTATSPEEDITTITPTSLETSVVVILTTTPAVVIPELVGVPCSPEGRLLCFSPSEFGICNGGIATSQAVAPDTTCSFGTPLSKKSVKYVSKVVVVGPRQITAITPIEDKPTKISAITPIDDSTKISAITPIDEPTKISAITPIEDPTKLTTIIPIEPTSRLTTIIPIDPTTEFPSSGGALPTPAPAPVPAPAPVPAPAPPPLRGTPCNKVGGFCFCKVAGKVFPQLVPMGAICT